One region of Pleuronectes platessa chromosome 18, fPlePla1.1, whole genome shotgun sequence genomic DNA includes:
- the atat1 gene encoding alpha-tubulin N-acetyltransferase 1: MAFPFDINQIFLERVTLLDQTLVAGNRKSTERPDLLEHIVTVIDELGRASAKAQQLTTPITSASKLQSQKHQLYLLKDVESHRGHGMVVGFLKVGYKKLFLLDRQGVHIEAEPMCVLDFYIAENFQRHGYGSELFDFMLQHNNLEPVLMAYDRPSPKFLSFLAKKYWLTQSVPQVNNFVVFEGFFLNKTVAQLRKVPLKKPDGEIKPYAVMEREVVNQEQRALPWPFPLPHSPQRSVSSQSSNSLSVGSSPSRVPLQVTSASAVAGNRDSPQSPLTERCRARRTSSLNRSKLGFH; encoded by the exons ATGGCGTTTCCTTTTGATATTAACCAGATATTCCTCGAGAGGGTAACGCTCTTGGACCAGACTCTTGTTGCGGGAAATCGTAAATCAACAGAAAG ACCAGATCTTTTGGAACACATAGTAACGGTCATTGATGAACTTGGAAGAGCCTCGGCAAAG GCCCAACAACTCACAACTCCAATAACAAGTGCTTCCAAACTACAGTCCCAGAAGCATCAGCTGTATCTGCTGAAGGACGTAGAAAGCCACAG AGGACACGGTATGGTTGTAGGATTTCTCAAGGTCGGCTACAAGAAGTTATTTCTTCTT gaCAGACAGGGTGTGCACATAGAGGCAGAGCCAATGTGTGTTTTGGATTTCTACATTGCAGAGAACTTTCAGAGACATGGCTACGGATCAGAGCTGTTTGACTTCATGTTGCAG CACAACAATTTAGAGCCGGTGCTGATGGCTTACGACAGGCCCTCACCAAAATTTCTGTCGTTCCTGGCAAAGAAATACTGGCTGACACAAAGTGTCCCACAG GTCAATAACTTTGTGGTGTTTGAGGGATTCTTCCTCAACAAAACAG TTGCCCAGTTGAGAAAGGTTCCCCTGAAAAAACCAGACGGAGAAATCAAACCCTACGCTGTAATGGAGAGAGAAG TTGTGAATCAGGAGCAGAGGGCTCTTCCTTGGCCATTCCCTCTGCCTCACTCCCCCCAGCGGTCAGTATCGTCCCAGAGCTCCAATTCCCTCAGTGTGGGATCCTCCCCCAGCAGGGTGCCACTTCAAGTCACCTCAGCTTCTGCAGTTGCAGGCAACAGAGACAGCCCACAGTCCCCTCTCACTGAGCGTTGCAGGGCAAGACGCACCAG TTCTCTTAATAGATCTAAGCTAGGCTTCCATTGA